The genomic stretch ATTCTTTTGCTAGTTTTTTTTACTGTTGTACAATACTTTAATGTTTAATTATGGTGGTACGGGTACAGTTCACTCGAAGCAAACACGAAAAAATCGGTGAAAAGATCTTCTTTTGTTTCCTCAAGATACCGGTTTGCACCTTGTTTTTGGTATTAGTACTGAAAGCATAAACTACTGTTTTTGGTATTAGTACTGAAAGCATAAACTTAAAAAGGGTTGTACCTACAAACTTAAAAACGGAATGTGAAGATTGACTTCCAATAAACCAATTAATAAGACAAACATCATAGTTGCTCTGAAGGTCAGAAATTCAACACTTGTCATGTTCGGAGGAGTTGTTAACCATAACTAtagaaatgtatatatttaagtCAAAGGTTTGGTTACTGTTTGGGTTTAAAGAGAAGTAAAATAGAACAGGGTTGTCCGTATGGTATATTTTTTAAGTAAGCACTTACGTTCATGCGCACCAAAAATAAACTAAACATTCATTTTAGCAATATATCTGAGACTATTGACCTCTTCTTCTCCCTTCAGATCCGCCGTCGGCTCGATGAGCGTAGTAGCACGCAGCCCTTCGGCACAACTAACAACGCCGCGTGCAATGTCCCCGCAGGATGTGGTACGTATTTATGTTCCCCCGGCACCCCCCGACGAGTTGCGTAGAGTGACACCTCATTCAGACTCCACGACCACTATGGTTTCCGCTGGAGCAATTGGAAACGTAACTAGTGCTAGCAAAGAATCACCGAGCAAAGCTGCGAATGCCAACCGATTTTCCAATGGTTCGAACTATTCCGGCGGAGGAACGCCAATTGTAATGAGCCGGCAGGGTACTTATAATGACTACGAAGATGAGGAAGACAACGTTAGGACTAGAAGAAACAGTGAGATTGAACTGTACCAACAGCAGCAACCGGCTTACAGTAGCGGGAAGTTTGATTGTGGCAGCGACTATGGCACTACTGCCTCATCGATTCAAAACTACGCAGTGAATGGACGGTCCACTTCTAGCTCAAGACGCGGTAGTATGTCCCGAAAATCTCCTGCACCCATGCTAGATGGGGAATTTATCATTGAGTGTAGTCATTTAAAGAACAGGAAGTATGTACCAGAGCACCATACCAGTCATTCTAGCTTATCGCAAGCAATAACAGCCAGTGTACGAGGAAGAAACGGGTCTGAAAGTAGTATCCATAGGATGACTTCATTTGAAGAGTTGGCGAAGAGCAAGTATTTAAGTGGAAGTAACAGCagtttgttgaaaaatttaaatgacGATTACATCATAAGGCAGATGGTGCGAGCCAAGGGAAACCGATTaacaaaaagtgaaatttacGACACGATTGACAGCAGCGAAAGTGGAAGCAATGATAGATATGAAATGTACGCATCGGTTAAAGCGCAGCATATCTCGCGAGGGCACAAGAGCGATTATAACATTCAGTACAAGAATCTCTCTACAAGGAATTGCATCCCAGGGAGCGCTAGTGCCAATGATTACAACAGTATCGAATATAAAACATTCAAAACTAGACAAAGCAGTCGGGAAAGCGGAAACGATAGCAGTCCAtttgactatgacctgttgcCAGATGGTCGTCAGGAAAATACTGCTCTTCGCGATTATGACCGATTTTTCAACAACGAAGATGACGATGAGGATAAACTGCTCAACAAATCTTCGGATGAGTCTTCCACTAGTCCTCCACCGCACAGACAGATTcagcatattcaaaaatcaagctCCGTAGCCAAAAGTCCTAGCAATGAAAGCGTTCCGTTGCTGTCTTCACCTTTTTCTAGCAGCCGTAAACCTTTGAATCTCTCCTCATCAATTCCCGTCAGCAACAGTATGAAACGCAACAAATACTCAGCAGACCCATTCCAAATGGAGCTGCCATTAGCCACGACATCTCATCGTAGAGATACCAACGAGTCAGTGTCCTCAACGGCTTCTACAACATTCGGGTCTAGATCGCACCAGCAAACGACACCTAGTTCTCGAATTCCGGTTGTTAAATCTCCGACGTCCCCTACTGCGTCTCTGCAAGGCTCTTTGCGACAGCAAAATCGGTCACGTATTCCAACATCACATCAACATACGAGCAATGGTAGTCGGATACCGCCTCCAGCCTCGTCACATTTCTCGCCAACGTTGTCGGGACCATCGTCGTTAACGTCGTCCTCGTATTCTCAGCGAGGGGCCGGAAATCAATCCTACGAATCAGGCACAGGCGGACATTCACGTTCGCGCATTGCTTCGTCTATATCAGCTCATCAGATACGGCAGTCGACAACCGATACGAATAAAATCCGCATAAAGGTAAACCAATCTCAATCTTACAGTTCCGGCTAGGCGCTAAGCATAGGTAACTTTTAAGTAGGAACGCCAAATACCTTTCCACACTCTAGTGTGGGGTCATGTTTCAAAATCATTCCGGTGACTAGCATGTAAGCCTTTTATTTGACTCCAAGTTGATTGAAAATTGGTTCGATTGGAGCTTTTAAGCGCATAAAAGACTGTGGATTTCGAATCTGTATTAAATGGCAATTCCTTTCCCCCGTAGGTACATCTTTTTTTAGCTCACATGTTTCGAAATTTTGTTGCAATAAATGCAAATAAAACAGCTAAAATAACGTACTTGCATTTACTGCACTTACTGCAAGTAGAAAAACGTGTTACAAATGTGTACGTAGAGAGTAAAACGAAAaggcaatatatatatatatatatatatatatatatatatatatatatatatatatatatatatatatatatatatatatatatatatatatatatatatatatatatatatatatatatatatatatatatatatatatatatatatatattttattcaaTATGTTAATTAGATCGTCATTGTGAGATGCTGTTTAACATGTATAGTAGGTAACAAGTAGCCAGTTTTACACAAGCGGTGCGCTTCGTGTTCTATATTCTATCCATACACATAAGTACGAAAACATTCCATGACGTGGTAAtagaacaacaacaaaaatgacGAGAAGAGTAATGAAACATTTCAAACTGGATTTATGTCGAAAcgttttattttattctcaATTTCAAAGTACGATATTTCCTGTTGGTATTCTTCCATGGTTCACTATTTTTGAAGAGTAAATCACGAAACAGTTTTTCAGATTAGGGACTGCGTAATAAGGACATTATTTTCCATTAAACGGTCTCTTGACTAAGATTTGTTGACTTAATTTCACCTTCAAGGAATCCGTTTCGATTTAAAAATTTCGTGTTGAAAGAGCCAAGTGAACTATTGTTGCCCATAAAATTCAGCAATCCTGACAATACTGACCGTTATCAAGTCCTCAGTCGATCTGTGCCCTTGTCATGTTCATTCGTGCAGCGAATAAATTTCCATAGTCAGGGAAATCGCTGCCGCTTTTTTTAACACTGGTTAGGCCGCTTATAATGGCCAGTAACATGATGCACACGCAATAAACATTTCACAgcaataaattataaattatcGCTTATTCTGTTCATGATATGCATCACCTAACTGAAACAGGAGCCAGATGcggatttatttttttgatgtttttcagtCGAACAGATTTTAACAGAGTACAATTTTCTTCAGCGAGCTAATCGTTTTCGCCTTAGTTCAGATAGGACTGAGAGCTGGAAACTAACTTACTCAGTTGTATCATAACGGGTTGATACTGAAGTGGTTCTTTAAATTATACAACGCCAAAAAACGGATCACCAAACCCTGAAAATGTCAGCAATTTTGCATATATCTATATAAGAttatgagattttttttaactttttacgatcttttataataattttttccaGTATTGATATTTAGTTTTCCTTTCTTAGAcaaaattgtttggaaaatttttcacaTTTGTTCCGTTGAAGACTAACCAAATAAtgtttaaataaatataaaacttAAAAACTATTCTACCCCTTTTCGTTGTAATTTCGCTTGTATAATTTTATAAAGGACCAAAAAATGAGGCCCCAATTTTTCAATATGTAACAAAATGTTCGACATTATTATCGATTTTACAGAAAGCAGTGAAGAAAAACAAATCTATTCAAAACTTTGCAAAACTCCAACATGTTAATTAACTATTAAGACACCAATCCCAGCAACATTGCCTCTACCGATCTCATGCTTTTGTATCACCTCAGTTGAAAGACCTTAAAATTACCTATAACTCTATACTCGAAGCTAAGTGACTACTGCATCATACAAATACAAAGGCTCAATATTATCAAAaactttctttaaaaaaaataccagcCTGTAATGCAGCTACAATAATCTACATTGTGATCTGAATAGAGTTAAACTAAATCGTACAACGTTTTCCTTGTCCCTAATCGCTGCTTGTTTTAATGAAAATGTTCTCTGTTTTCCTGTGTACACCGTAACAACACACACTAAATGTTTCCtaaaaactgaatttttttgtttctataaaatatttgtcGAAAGAGTCAATAATCTCGTGCTTTATGTTAACTGAAACATCAGCATATGTTTAATCTGGTATGAcccaaaaaataatgattttttacACAGTAAAGTAAAATCATTTGTATTGATCAATAGCAAATGCGaatatttattaaattattttctaTATATGTATATTACAGATATAATGTCTTAGAATGGATTATATTTAGAAGGAATAAGAAGAATTGACTTTTATTTTCGAGGCGATAAAAACGCGATGGATAGTTAAAACCATGAATCTATTCGCTGTCAGTGTGTTGAatttgatttgtgtttttttaacaCTGATACTTTTATTCTATGTTTATATAAGAATGTTTCAGCGATACAGCAGATACACTTCATTTTTAATAAAAGTTGAAAATCATTTGTAATTAACTCTAATCTCATAGAACAAAAAGAATCTAATTTTAGATTGAAATATGAGATACCGATCATGTGGAGAGCTACGTTCAATCAACGATTAGAAAAATAGACGAGAGAATGAATAGATTATTACTTCCGAAACCGACTATTTGCCCTTTTTCCCAGCCGCCTTTTTAGATGCCTTTGGCGGTTTagacttcttctttttcttgaatGGTCCAAGACCCTTCCGAACCATGGTTCCACGCCACCAAGCTTGTATTTTGATGGCAGATCGCATTTGCTTGTCAGCGAAGGCCATTTGCTTTTCTCGCTCCTTCTTCGACTCGGCGCAAATTTTAATCTCCTTCTCGCGATGTTTATAGAGAATCACCATTTCTTCGTACTTCACCTTCAGTTCAGCAATGTGCTCTTTGTGGCGCATAATGTCACTATCGAAAGCTTTAATTTCCTTCTGGTATTTGTCCAtccaaaacgtgattttttcgtTGATCAGACCGATGCAGTAGTTGATGTAAACTGTAATAGTAAAGCTAATGCTGTATTCCAAGTAAAAGTAGGGCATTCCTTCTCGAACGTACCATCTATTTCGCTTTTTAATCTTAATTCGCGTTCGATATTATTACTGGTTTCTTTTGAACATTGGATGAGATCGTTTTCCTTACTCTCGATCACTATTTGTGCTTGCTCATGACGTGTACTTTCCCATTTGTGTACAAGTCTAGATTTTACATCATTCTCGATACGAGTCTCCTGTAACGAATTTTTCATGCATGAAATCCGACCTTTAACCAGACGTTTCTCAAACCTGTATTTTAGTTTccaaatcaaaaatttcatcgTTCAACTGATTCAGCGTCGCCTTACGTTCCTTCGTTTCTCCATCAAGACGCGCCTGAAATTTTTTAAGCGTTTTCTCGTTCAAAATGCTATCTCTTATCAGTTGATGTTCTTCCCGCTCGCTCTGTATGTCAATGTCCATGAAGGTTTGCAGTGTTTCGAATGTTCCCTGTTCTGCCATCTCGACATGAGTATCGGCAAGTAATTTTCTTAAACTTGagctgttgaaaaaaaaatcggctaGATATAAACCGTACAAACCTAAATTAGATCCTACACACATATCATTCTTCAACTTCACCATAATCATCATCCCCATTGCCACCTCTACGGTCTGATTCTCGTTCAGCGTCCTGTTCTTGTACGAAGGATCGAATCGCACGTGCATCGGTGGCTTAACAGTTACTGCTGCACTTGACTGGTCATCCTCCATATTAACAATGATCAGCTTGAAAATAGTTTCCTCAATCACCGAATTGATTATCGCACTTTCAATAACGCTGAAACGAGTCTTTGTTCCATTTCTGCTACCGCTCGGTGAATCGTACGTAGATGCTTAAGTGTGTGAATGTTTAGTATATTTGGTATTAGTTCGTATTTAGTTCTGaactaaaaaaaatcttacCAACGCTTTTTTCGCTGGCATCTTCGCTCTCCGAAGATTCAAGCAATATTTTATTATCGTTCAAATTTGCCAACATGTTTTAGATTTTTCATGCTCAAATAATAAACTAGTAACTAAAATTTCGTATCTAAGCAGTTTAAAAATAATGTGCGCATGTGTGAAATATTTGTTTAAGTTAATCGCTAACCAGCAGTTTTTAGGGAGGCTTCGTAGCCCAGTGGTCGAACGATATTGGGTATTTAGGGCTGACTATAAAAATGCATCTTATCTCACACAGAATGAAAGTTTGTgcattgaaaacaaattttagAAAACATGCAAACATTTTTTATTGACAAATGCCTTAAAATTGTCTTGTTAGAATACTAACAATATACTGTCGTATCTCTACTTTTCCTCATCGTCATCTGTATCATCTGTGAGGTAGAATAAAAGAGAAAATATTTCCAATGCAAGCGGTAATTCACAAACGAAACTTTACGATTGCAAACCTGGTTCTTGTGTTTTTTCTCCATTATTCCCACTTGCCTCTTCCTGGAGTAGGCGTGTCAGTGCTGCATTTGAGGATTCCTTCAAAGTCCTGAGCGATGTAATCAAAGCTTCAAGATTGTTGCCACTTAAAGTGTCCTCCAGTTTGGTTACTGTTCCTCCGCGGGTCACTTCAAAAAGCACTTGCAACATTTCTTTGGCCAATAGTTTTTTGGCTGGAAAAATTAGTAGCGAACAAATTTCTAGGTTGTGCTTTTGTTTACAAAACAATCTACACTGTGAAAAACTAATCTACCTTAACACGAAATAAGGGTTGAATTTAAACGGTGTTAATGATTCTGGATAATATATGTTCTAAAAAGGACATTACTGTAGTACATATTCAAatcaatttgttttcaaccaaaaaatcagctgatattcaatttcaacaaatattttacttataattttagtggaaaaatagattaaataaaactaaaaatcggctcacaacttgaataaaagttcggggcaggatgaaattttttgtcaccaccagcgtgttgattatttgcaaccaaaaataaaacttgtattagtgaaatcgaccactaatactagcgcagataggaaggtctataCGAAACTGTTTTATACACTAAGTAGTATTATACACAGACTATCCGGCCAACTGTTAGGTGTAAAGGAACATTGTGGGGcagggccagcgctacgatccttcaCTGGAACAGTTGTattctcacaaaaaaaaaaaactcgtatgTGATCcctaataaacaaaaaaaaaacataaaaggaTGATAATCCGTGCGGTTTTATGATAACTCATACAATCGAGACTATTACCCCGGAAAGGTTGTTACCACATCTTATGCTTTTATTGTATGCCTTTATCTATCATTCGAATTTCTAAACTACCTTGTGGTATCGGAAATATCTTTAGATAAAATGCTGACTTAAGatttacagtcgaatccctctattacgacaatttatatagcgacaaatctctctaTAGCGATTCTCAGTGATCCCTTCTACtctatattcataaaaattattcgttttattgcgacatttctctataacgaTTCAACTGTATATCATATttctgcagtttttttttttttcattcaagaCGACATGTTTTCGAATAAATCCTCGAGCGCATCTAAAATCCTTCATCATAATCGATTCTCTCAATTTGATCAGAGTATTTATAGCGTATCATGAACTAAACAAGCATATCATATAAGTCCTTCAGGTTCATGGTGTATAAGGTAAAGAATTTAATGACTTTGCTGAATGCCGGAAACCCATCGCGATGCACTACTAAACGGTGACCGGACAGTGACAGGAACATTGTGGACCCCCGATGTCTAGCTTTCACAATAACGAATATAAATCTTTTCCATGGCGATGAAGATTTTTATTGGCTaaataaaatctgcataaaGCTACAAAAATTCTTATACATCTAACCTGGTGATTTAAAACATATCTTTAGTTAGTATCGTAGCTTCATATGTTGTGTCCGTacaagaaataattaaaacgcCCTTCTGCGCAACTCTCGACTAGTGGAATTCTATTCTACTGCGATTGATAAATGGATGGGCtagtttatcttttttttttctgaagcgCTTTAAGCCGTTCAAGCCTCTGCAACAAAGTAGGATGCGAGTGATTCCAGCTAGAGTACATCCAGTCGTAAACCGGGAAACCCAgattatcaatatttaattttattaaggCCTCTCCAAGCTCATTCGAGAAACCAAGCTCGTTGGCGAATTCATCGGCTTGATACTCGAACCGGCGCGATAGAATGGTCATAGCAAAGGATATAAGCGTATTGTAAGGGGCCAGGATGTACATGGCAATTACGAGAAAGCCGATGAGAATAGGTTGAACATTTTCTGGAAATCCAACTGCTTGATACAACGGGGAGTACTTGAATAGTTGAGAAAACACGATGAAAATCAGGAACATTTGCACTTGcatgatgattatatttttccgtatatggCCTAGCTTCCAATGACCAAGTTCGTGTGCAAGCACTGCTAGTACTTCCTTGTCCTCACAACCTTTACCTTTCTCATCTTCCGCCAGAGTAGAATCGTCTGGAAGTCCTTTGTTCAGCAGTAGTGTATCAAACAGGACTATGCGTTTGGCACCGAACAAACCAGTGAAATAGGCGTTACTGTGCGCAGATCGCTTAGAACCTTCAACCACAAACAGTTTTCCGAGCGGAAATTTCAATGAAGCTGCCAAATCCTCAATACTTTTTTTCAGGTCTCCATCCTCGAGCGGACGGAATTTGTCGAATAATGGAGCAATATATACCGGATAAATCGTGATCAGTAGCAGTGAAACGACTCCCATGAACGCCCACAACCAAATGAAGAAGTAATCTCCTCCTATTTGAACAATATAGATAATCGCACTGACTATTGGAATCGATAGGACTTGACCGACAAGGAATGACTTAATTTGATCCTTAATGAAAAATCCAGCAGTTTGCTTGTTAAAGCCATGCTTCTCTTCCAACACGAAAGTTGCGTAAATTTTGAAGGGCAAATCCTTGAAAGTACCAATAATATTGATGAGCAATAGGAACACAATGCTTACTTGAATTTCGCTTTCAATATTTAAACCAAATTGTTGCGTAATTTGAACGGCTCTGGCCCAAATTAGTGCTATAAAGCCGGTATACAGCTCTATCGACACGATAGCGATATCACACAGAAGCAGTTTGAATATACCAAAGTTTGCCTTATCCAATCCGTAGAGGCGAGCTTTTTCGAAGGTCTCCTTTTTCATGGCATCTTTAAGCTCTGCTGGGACATCTTTGCTTGTTTCATACACGTAAATCTGACGACGCGTCAAATACAGATTAATGAGGTTttccaaaaccaaaaaaatcaatattgaaTACAGTGTTATCTCGCTGGTTTGCAATTCGTCCGGCATGTTAACTGCAAATTGAGGTTCGGATGCGTCAGTAAAATGATGCGTCATATTTAACTACTTAAAAGCTAAATACATACCTTTTCCTTGAGTACGTTTTAGTAAAGATTTTTTCTTACAAACGCTGAATATGTTTTATATGTTCTACCAGTTCTGGAGgcatgaaaataaataattatctGTGCGTTGGCTATTCGATAAAAATGACACAACCTGCGGCTCGAAAGTATACATGCACGTTTAGAAAGAGTATTTCAAAGTCAGTAGAACATTGCTCATTATTAAACACACATGGACAACCCTGAAAAAGCTGGCAGGGTGCACTGTACGTAATGCATGGGTTATTCGTTTTAAAATTACAATGTGTATTTTAGCAGTTGGGCTGTTTAGCTATAAGTTTTTTATTTCATCTGAatgagctgcattttctaagcaaaacgtgattttcaaaaaaaaaaattctatcgatGTCCTTCAATCTTTAAATCACGAATCAAAACtgttcgaaatcgctacaatgacagtttgccAATAtatcaactgtcattgtagcgattgagaacgatttttattctttattttaaaatcgaaggacaatgatatagaACTTTGaagaatcacgttttgctctaaaatttacactcttttagctgatatgtaaaaatcagaaatccgtgaacaacccaattctcgcgtaatttaTCAATTCGACAaatctaatagcgaatttcttcttcagctaagttgtagataacaattttgcctTTCCGAAAactatacactctaaaaataatattttttatctgaaaaaggtaaacaaaaactgaaaagtaaagctcattttttttaaatctatttttttataaaaacttacCTAAACAATGGAACCGGTCTGATCATGAAGAAATCagggaaaaaagttatattttttttatttctaaaaatataatggcacagtttcagccaaatcaaaaacggtcgattaatttggttgcccgttttttgtggaatcgCTCAGGAAGGACATCACGAATTACAacgtaagaaagagatgccagataattgtttacgaacaaGGCACGTGCTGTGGTGGGTTgaaactgacaaattttacgATGCGCCAGCACGCCAggtcaatactgggtcaaaataagcaatactcagaggaagagatatGCGGAGAGAATGTTGTAAGCCAAAGGAACTGTCAAATTCTGAGCCatacgaacaagaaaggtaacaacacatggagaggtattgcaataaggtaGAATGAAGGACGTGTTTATTTTCTTACGTTTTTCATGTCCTATcgctaaacaatgaattaagaatgcttcaaaattgcattatcACAGTGGTTATCAACCGGAAATTCACAAACTTTACACACTTAGAtattatcaccgagtacggtaaaatacATTACCGATATtgcaacagctgagatctcggtaaaaatctcgATTATACATTaaaataccgagattctgtGAAATCCAAAATTGAAAACCTGTTAAActttaacgagattctcggtaatgtTTTACCGAGATACTCAATAAATAGTTACGGAACTCGTAAAATTCAACTGTCAAACTATTAcgagaacttcggtaaaatttactgaagtacgtattttgcaatttttttagatAAACCCAGAATATGATCAAAACCAATTAAATATACagataaatttattatttacacACTTACCTGCACAATGACAAACAAACAATGACTAATGACAAACTACTTGAAAACTTTTTAGTTTACCGTTGTTCTGTAAAAAAAtgactgagaaatcggaaaccgaaGAGAATTAACGaattcagtaaactaaaataccgaaacTCGGTACTCTGACATAATTAAACgagatttcgtcgaacaaaaaagctcttaccgagattgcgaaaaacagaactgtcaaaataacgagtgcttcactaatagtttttttcgtgtttcgctGTAGATGTAAAACGAGCAGGTTTTGTGGCTgattatttttatggaaaaatctGCAAACTAACttaaatattgagtgagtaTACTTTTTTTtagatcttgttttttttttgttgctgcgAAGAATATTTGTAAATGATGAcagtgtataaaattaaacataaagtttaacaccttcacggtttttgcgaAGCACTTTATTATTCTTCACGACTGTCatcgtcaccaccgattatacgagtcgaataaaaaagttagtcaacattgcactttgagaagagatctagTACCTCTGACATGTGGAACCCCGAaatccaggtcaaaacgagatTAGCTGGTGGAATGAAGAAATACGCTATAACATTTGCATAGAACAGAGAAAAATTTCTTAATCATTAATCAACTTTGAAAGTTTTCACtcatcattttgaatcctaGTTGAAAAAGAAACAatgtttatttgattttttttttaataggggggatgCTTTGTGCTGAATTAATTATTacctaatatttattcagaatttttattgtgttctgccacaaacggtgacatatcaacactattacatatattttaaaaacaatgttTGTTTAAATGGATACTTCTAAACAGGGGTGACATTGTGCAGCCCGATTCGAACTATTTTTGCTATCAAATCAAGAGCACATTACACACGTCCAGTTTTGCTTCCAGCTCGAATGAAGCTGCCATTGTTATTTGTACCTTAGCTCATCAAACccacaaagtcgaaaaaattatgaaaaatgaaTCATCCCAAGCAGCATGTAAACGCGTTTTTGATGTGACCAAGAGGgcgaaggtacctccctttatACGTTCCTTGGAACAGGAACGGATCAACGAAAATTTTCCTTAGCACAGGAAAACCGCTTTTACTTAGAAGAGTTCGGGATGTAATCCTTGAACAGGTGAGTCTCAATTTTCAACTGAtactgatttttattttcaaaaaacttagcTTATATAGTAAAAAAGTTTATACAAAATCACATCTTAGGGGGTAATGTTACAACTACTGCTTTGAGGCTAGATGAGGATTTCACATTCGTATatcttctaaaatcattttctaaGCCTAGCCTCAGTTTGTTGAACAGAGATAGAAATATAGTTTTACAAAACATTCAGTAACTTATCGTATTTCTATCCTTGATAAATTCTTTCCCttcaatacagatataaatttGAATGCATTGCGTTGGTAGCATTCTCTAACACATTCTTTGAACAGATTTTCCTTAACTCTAAGCAACCTATTGTAGTGAGCATTTTCTACCTCCACGCGTTCAATACTAACACAATCTTTTTCTAAAAAAACGAACCTTTTTATTTTACGCCAAAATAAGATAAACAAAAAACGATACAACCCCACGCAGGATAAGCCATACACCACAGGTTGTGGGTTACTAGTAAAAATAGACTTCCTCAAGTTCCTACGCGCGGGTGCATGCGCAATCACGCTATGCAAGAAAGGGTGGAAAGTACGAAAGG from Wyeomyia smithii strain HCP4-BCI-WySm-NY-G18 chromosome 3, ASM2978416v1, whole genome shotgun sequence encodes the following:
- the LOC129732700 gene encoding uncharacterized protein LOC129732700 isoform X2, translated to MDEDDLIARAKAERAKIFERYEVGRAEGAVIDAWEDPAFEVYHQTDRYGFIHDKRLPQKHDPHETKANEIEMERVKKWLKMLNRWGDKSTLSKLHKRVYKGIPDSLRSQVWCKLLNLKEIMKDAKNRNKYQEMLSLAHEWGTEARQIDSDVNRQFREHVFYQERYSLKQKSLYNVLVAYSMYNSEVGYCQGMSGLAGVLLMYMDEEEAFWALSILLSNKKYAMHGLFIEGFPKLTRFLAHHDKIIAKFIPKLKKHFDQYNLDSILYSLKWFFVVFIERIPFSLCLRVWDIYLLDGEKVVTAMAYTILRLHKSKILKLKDMDLIVQYIQTKLHIDFGYDDDFVIQSLEKCMEELRKAGMELPPPPSEIELPKKPFGVFVEPTVEAKIGRRKQEFTKTEKEVTETVKTKREITTQEIANLNQSNGSGSNNQLNTVHIPESEDGGSLLGSSRKSLADTSITSTADLSVMSGGQSQRSQPAFELCYDDHPKTIESGDEGEGESSPGSAVGSMSVVARSPSAQLTTPRAMSPQDVVRIYVPPAPPDELRRVTPHSDSTTTMVSAGAIGNVTSASKESPSKAANANRFSNGSNYSGGGTPIVMSRQGTYNDYEDEEDNVRTRRNSEIELYQQQQPAYSSGKFDCGSDYGTTASSIQNYAVNGRSTSSSRRGSMSRKSPAPMLDGEFIIECSHLKNRKYVPEHHTSHSSLSQAITASVRGRNGSESSIHRMTSFEELAKSKYLSGSNSSLLKNLNDDYIIRQMVRAKGNRLTKSEIYDTIDSSESGSNDRYEMYASVKAQHISRGHKSDYNIQYKNLSTRNCIPGSASANDYNSIEYKTFKTRQSSRESGNDSSPFDYDLLPDGRQENTALRDYDRFFNNEDDDEDKLLNKSSDESSTSPPPHRQIQHIQKSSSVAKSPSNESVPLLSSPFSSSRKPLNLSSSIPVSNSMKRNKYSADPFQMELPLATTSHRRDTNESVSSTASTTFGSRSHQQTTPSSRIPVVKSPTSPTASLQGSLRQQNRSRIPTSHQHTSNGSRIPPPASSHFSPTLSGPSSLTSSSYSQRGAGNQSYESGTGGHSRSRIASSISAHQIRQSTTDTNKIRIKVNQSQSYSSG